One window of the Natronomonas marina genome contains the following:
- a CDS encoding type II secretion system F family protein, producing the protein MTEPWTAIDRGLYALFSRHADRPRHERDRDRYRGAALDVGFDTYLARVYGASWVLGAGVAAGTALVVLALPASTLSAVVSTVGAVLPGLDRVAVPAIPSLYVAAVLALFAGGGTRLATLKVGSVYLKWRADARRSAIERTLPGAVRYLRALADGSEDRHEMLRKVADQDAYGETSDAFERVLEKAALTGSLDAGLRRVARETPSRELLSPFLLKFREHANQGSDALVGYLRMESRMLSHQQSRARQRASDFLELLAELFIVLLVMPALLVIIVTVMSVLAPGLSTTVEVPGEPTVRALLVYSSAGFVLLVGAGTAWLVAELRPSSHTPTYERPSGLATVLTATANPASAAVVFLPLAVVVAGGLWTLGERPTNALLLGYAAYGLPVGGVALRRARIDDAKDREIRDFVHAVSGHVSLGRPFGAAVETVAREVDFGPLQEDIDDLAFALGLTTASQGGDTRSEALDRFVERVGTPLAEQSVGLVTGALDAGSDAETTFETLQTEIGQLYHQRKELRSSMLVYVAVGWTTALLVVGIVVAVNAYVLDGFAQLSSVSQGSSVAIDPNAVDVERDTWRFYVVTQATMLACGWFAGTASRGRYEALLHSAALVVVCYAVFAGAGMV; encoded by the coding sequence ATGACTGAGCCGTGGACCGCCATCGACCGGGGGCTGTACGCGCTGTTCTCCAGACACGCCGACCGCCCGCGCCACGAACGGGACCGCGACCGGTACCGCGGCGCCGCCCTCGACGTCGGCTTCGACACGTATCTGGCCCGGGTCTACGGCGCCTCGTGGGTGCTGGGAGCGGGCGTCGCCGCCGGGACTGCCCTCGTCGTGCTCGCGCTTCCAGCGTCGACGCTGTCGGCGGTCGTGTCGACGGTCGGGGCGGTGCTCCCGGGACTCGACCGGGTGGCAGTTCCCGCGATACCGAGCCTCTACGTGGCGGCCGTCCTCGCGCTCTTCGCCGGCGGGGGCACCCGACTCGCCACCCTCAAGGTCGGCAGCGTCTACCTCAAGTGGCGGGCCGACGCCCGACGCAGCGCCATCGAACGGACGCTGCCGGGCGCGGTCCGCTACCTGCGGGCGCTGGCCGACGGCAGCGAGGACCGCCACGAGATGCTCCGGAAGGTCGCCGACCAGGACGCCTACGGCGAGACGAGCGACGCCTTCGAGCGCGTCCTCGAGAAGGCGGCGCTGACCGGGAGCCTCGACGCCGGACTCCGCCGGGTTGCCCGCGAGACGCCCTCCCGGGAGTTGCTGTCACCCTTCCTGCTCAAGTTCCGCGAACACGCCAATCAGGGGTCCGACGCGCTCGTGGGCTACCTCCGCATGGAGTCGCGGATGCTCTCCCACCAGCAGTCCCGCGCGCGCCAGCGGGCGAGCGACTTCCTCGAGTTGCTGGCCGAACTGTTCATCGTCCTGCTCGTGATGCCCGCGCTACTCGTCATCATCGTCACCGTGATGAGCGTGCTCGCGCCAGGACTGTCGACGACGGTCGAGGTGCCGGGGGAGCCGACCGTCCGGGCGCTTCTGGTCTACTCCAGCGCCGGCTTCGTCCTGCTCGTCGGTGCCGGCACCGCCTGGCTGGTCGCCGAGTTGCGACCCTCCAGCCACACGCCGACCTACGAGCGACCGTCGGGGCTGGCGACGGTCCTCACCGCGACCGCGAATCCCGCGAGCGCTGCGGTCGTCTTCCTGCCGCTGGCGGTCGTCGTCGCGGGCGGACTCTGGACGCTCGGCGAGCGCCCGACGAACGCGCTCCTCCTGGGATACGCCGCCTACGGGCTGCCGGTCGGCGGCGTCGCCCTCCGGCGGGCCCGCATCGACGACGCGAAGGACCGCGAGATTCGGGACTTCGTCCACGCGGTCTCCGGGCACGTCAGCCTCGGGCGGCCGTTCGGGGCGGCCGTCGAGACCGTGGCCCGCGAGGTCGACTTCGGCCCGCTCCAGGAGGACATCGACGACCTCGCGTTCGCACTGGGACTCACGACGGCCAGCCAGGGCGGCGACACTCGCAGCGAGGCGCTGGACCGCTTCGTCGAGCGGGTGGGGACGCCGCTGGCCGAGCAGTCCGTCGGCCTGGTGACGGGCGCGCTCGATGCGGGCAGCGACGCCGAGACCACCTTCGAGACGCTCCAAACCGAAATCGGGCAGCTCTACCACCAGCGCAAGGAACTCCGGTCGTCGATGCTCGTCTACGTCGCTGTCGGGTGGACGACCGCGCTCCTCGTCGTCGGCATCGTCGTGGCCGTCAACGCCTACGTCCTCGACGGGTTCGCCCAGCTCTCCAGCGTCTCGCAGGGCTCCAGCGTCGCCATCGACCCGAACGCCGTCGACGTCGAGCGCGACACCTGGCGGTTCTACGTCGTCACGCAGGCGACGATGCTCGCCTGCGGGTGGTTCGCCGGCACCGCCTCTCGGGGCCGCTACGAGGCGCTGTTGCACTCGGCGGCGCTGGTCGTCGTCTGCTACGCCGTCTTCGCGGGGGCCGGTATGGTATGA
- a CDS encoding DUF7289 family protein translates to MKRIENRGQSNVVGVALLLGIAVVSMGALTAAVGVVVDESAAQADAERVANDFDSALEPVAATGPQRGTVTFSQGRLQAADRTLEVRADGGVVERLDVDALVYESGDRRVAFLMGAIVRGERGRGWLETGPPVTVDDDVLVVGAPVLGEDVGAVSGSEGVTATVETDVSHDRRNLGEATFTLAIETTAPGAWARTFEEMGATVDRNPGDPPTVVATFEGDRTGYLVVHRLDTEVSGGD, encoded by the coding sequence ATGAAGCGAATCGAGAACCGCGGTCAGTCGAACGTCGTCGGCGTCGCGCTCCTGCTCGGCATCGCCGTCGTCTCGATGGGCGCGCTGACGGCGGCGGTCGGGGTCGTCGTCGACGAAAGCGCCGCCCAGGCGGACGCCGAGCGGGTCGCCAACGACTTCGACTCGGCGCTGGAACCGGTCGCCGCCACCGGTCCCCAGCGAGGCACCGTGACCTTCAGCCAGGGCCGCCTCCAGGCCGCCGACAGGACGCTGGAGGTCCGGGCCGACGGGGGCGTCGTCGAACGCCTCGACGTCGACGCCCTGGTGTATGAGTCCGGCGACCGCAGAGTGGCCTTCCTCATGGGCGCCATCGTCCGGGGCGAGCGTGGCCGAGGGTGGCTGGAGACCGGTCCGCCGGTGACCGTCGACGACGACGTCCTGGTCGTCGGCGCGCCCGTGCTCGGGGAGGACGTGGGCGCCGTCTCGGGGTCGGAGGGCGTCACCGCGACCGTCGAGACGGACGTGAGCCACGACCGGCGGAACCTCGGGGAAGCGACGTTCACGCTCGCCATCGAGACGACCGCGCCGGGCGCCTGGGCCCGGACCTTCGAGGAGATGGGCGCGACGGTCGACCGCAATCCCGGCGACCCGCCGACCGTCGTGGCGACCTTCGAGGGCGATCGGACGGGCTATCTCGTCGTCCACCGACTCGACACGGAGGTGTCCGGCGGTGACTGA
- a CDS encoding DUF7266 family protein → MTDSLRTSTRATSPVVGKAMEATLVVLYLGLVTTALYGGAVDGYRGAAGAEVADRTLADLSTDVERAIPPATTAATVRIETELPPTIAGTAYRVRAGPDELVLEHPDPRVATTAPLVLPDRVVAVSGTWESGDEATLRVESVEDGLEVRLA, encoded by the coding sequence GTGACTGACAGCCTGCGGACGTCGACGCGGGCGACGAGCCCCGTCGTCGGCAAGGCGATGGAGGCGACGCTGGTCGTCCTCTATCTCGGCCTCGTGACGACGGCGCTGTACGGCGGCGCCGTCGACGGGTACCGGGGCGCGGCCGGCGCGGAGGTGGCCGACCGCACGCTTGCGGACCTCTCGACGGACGTCGAGCGGGCGATTCCACCGGCGACGACGGCCGCGACCGTCCGAATCGAGACCGAGTTGCCGCCGACCATCGCCGGGACGGCCTACCGGGTGCGGGCCGGGCCGGACGAACTGGTCCTGGAGCACCCCGACCCCCGGGTGGCGACGACCGCACCGCTGGTCCTCCCGGACCGCGTCGTCGCCGTGTCCGGGACCTGGGAGAGCGGCGACGAGGCGACGCTCCGCGTCGAGTCCGTCGAGGATGGCCTGGAGGTGCGTCTCGCGTGA
- a CDS encoding DUF7263 family protein has translation MRGQANLPALAIALLVVTTTTGLAVVIADGAFASAERSAGERATATAVADRLLAPDSPLTDRANVLNASRLTAANVEGVVPSGAAVRVAVDGRPVYERGNPTGPTARRLAIVAERQAVTLVPPLEFESVTLPRRSPRATVDIDPSADVRTVRANDRVVLHDPDGVVGSHEVNLSRYETTKLRFEGEASEGEVAVTYYPRRTTKARLEVTVGA, from the coding sequence GTGAGGGGCCAGGCGAACCTCCCGGCCCTGGCGATCGCGCTGCTCGTCGTCACCACCACCACCGGCCTGGCGGTCGTCATCGCCGACGGGGCCTTCGCCAGCGCCGAGCGAAGCGCGGGCGAGCGGGCGACGGCGACCGCCGTCGCGGACCGCCTCCTGGCACCCGACAGCCCGCTCACCGACCGGGCGAACGTGCTGAACGCGAGTCGGCTCACGGCGGCGAACGTCGAGGGGGTCGTCCCCTCGGGGGCGGCCGTCCGGGTGGCCGTCGACGGCCGACCCGTCTACGAGCGCGGGAACCCCACCGGGCCGACCGCACGTCGGCTGGCAATCGTCGCCGAACGGCAGGCGGTCACGCTCGTCCCGCCGCTGGAGTTCGAGAGCGTGACGCTCCCGCGACGGAGTCCACGGGCGACCGTCGACATCGACCCGTCGGCCGACGTCCGGACGGTGCGGGCCAACGACCGGGTGGTCCTCCACGACCCCGACGGCGTCGTCGGCAGCCACGAGGTGAACCTCTCGCGGTACGAGACGACGAAGCTCCGGTTCGAGGGCGAGGCGTCCGAGGGCGAGGTGGCGGTGACGTACTACCCCCGGCGGACGACGAAGGCACGCCTGGAGGTGACCGTCGGTGCCTGA
- a CDS encoding DUF7262 family protein: MPDRRGQLSLSIIEAAIGVVFVLAVTMGFALGVPAADTDTPQLNAYAEDVATVLANEPPQHAGETRLTEVTRSADAFDRERAALERRVDRIVADNLMYRVGTPHGAVGYERPAGARTGRATVPTPGGEVTIWVWYV, encoded by the coding sequence GTGCCTGACCGACGGGGACAGCTGTCGCTGTCGATAATCGAGGCGGCGATCGGGGTCGTGTTCGTGCTGGCGGTGACGATGGGCTTCGCCCTCGGCGTCCCGGCGGCCGACACCGACACGCCGCAGTTGAACGCCTACGCCGAAGACGTCGCCACGGTGCTGGCAAACGAGCCGCCGCAGCACGCCGGCGAGACGCGGCTGACGGAGGTGACCCGCTCCGCCGACGCCTTCGACCGCGAGCGGGCCGCCCTCGAGCGCCGCGTCGACCGCATCGTCGCCGACAACCTCATGTACCGCGTCGGGACGCCACACGGCGCGGTGGGCTACGAGCGGCCGGCCGGCGCACGAACCGGGCGGGCCACCGTGCCGACGCCCGGCGGGGAGGTGACGATATGGGTCTGGTACGTGTAG
- a CDS encoding DUF7261 family protein, with product MGLVRVERGQLVLVAAAVVAIGLVPILLAYLQLGYHPDVAPEPDVSGEEAVDYLDRSVHDAADRTAGEYAWGQRAAMADAVRDEVDPDIESLETARLEEGVTYVVRYNDTAAAEWIDDNCVTGDGKRFGNCAVDGGVASQERAGEAVLLAVAFDVRVVGPDGETTLTVVVDVGGG from the coding sequence ATGGGTCTGGTACGTGTAGAGCGGGGCCAGCTCGTGCTCGTCGCCGCCGCCGTCGTGGCCATCGGACTCGTTCCCATCCTGCTCGCGTACCTGCAACTCGGCTACCACCCCGACGTCGCGCCCGAACCGGACGTCTCCGGCGAGGAGGCGGTCGACTACCTGGACCGTTCGGTCCACGACGCGGCCGACCGGACGGCCGGCGAGTACGCCTGGGGCCAGCGGGCGGCGATGGCCGACGCGGTTCGGGACGAAGTCGACCCCGACATCGAATCCCTGGAGACAGCACGCCTCGAGGAGGGCGTCACCTACGTCGTCAGGTACAACGACACCGCCGCAGCGGAGTGGATCGACGACAACTGCGTCACCGGCGACGGCAAGCGGTTCGGCAACTGTGCGGTCGACGGTGGCGTCGCCAGCCAGGAGCGGGCCGGCGAGGCGGTGTTGCTCGCGGTGGCGTTCGACGTTCGCGTCGTCGGCCCCGACGGCGAGACGACGCTGACCGTCGTTGTCGACGTGGGCGGCGGATGA